The genomic interval TAGCTCACGTGCTCgcatttataattaatattcttTTCATTATAGGGCACGCTTGCGATGACTTTATCAATCTTAAGAATGTCGCTCAGTCTTTTTAAAAATGCTCACAGGGGTAGAGTATGCGCGCTTTTGTGTACGTCTGAGTTTGTTCCatgttttagaaaaatatttacacgctcaaataattaatataaagaTTACGTTTTTTAATCGGGCTAAAGATTTACTATTGATCCCGATACTTTTAATGTGGGTTAAAACGGACGTATTCATGGTGTTAAGGTGTTGTGCGATGGTACTGAACACattgtgtactccctccatcccatataaAATCAAACCCTCGCATCCCTATATAAAGTTAGTGCAGAgtaaaaatgaacaaaataccttttattattgaaaaaatagtAATGGTGATAGATAGGTAAAGAGTATCGAAGGAATAAAACTTTTCATTTTACATTCTGAGAATAGATAAGATTGTACAagttttttttgataaaatttaagCTCTTTGAGGGAGAGAGTAGAAAGGAAGATGCAAGATAGATTAATCAAGTGAGAATGGGCAAACATTAATGAATGCAGGAGGTGTACGTGGCGTCGgagtgggcgcggcggcgatggcgtcccCTCCATCCCCGGCGATACGCGAAGCCCCTCATCTTCCACGACGGCCGCGTCGCGTTCCggccgacgacgtcggcgacgctGGCCATGTTCGTGTGGCTGCCGCTGGCCGTGcccctcgccctcctccgcgtcgccctcatcgtcgtcgtcctccccttctccctcgccgccccgatcgccgccgccctcggcaTCCACTGCCGCTGCATCGCCGCCTCCACGCTGCGGGCCGCCGCGGCCTTGGACCTCTTCGTCTGCAACCACCGCTCCCTCCTCGACCCGCTCtacgtctccgccgtcgccggccgcgccgacctcgccgccgccacctacaGCATCAGCCGCCTCTCCGAGATCCTCGCCCCGATCCGCACCTTCCGCCTCACCCgcgaccgcgccgccgaccgcgccgccaTGCAGGCCCACCTCTCCCGctcccggcgcggcggcggcggcggcggtggcggcctggTGGTGTGCCCGGAGGGGACCACCTGCCGCGAACCGTTCCTGCTGCGCTTCAGCCCGCTCTTCACGGAGCTCGGCGCCGACGTGCAGCCCGTGGCGCTGCACTCGGAGGTGGCCATGTTCCATGGCACCACGGCCGGGGGGTGGAAGATGCTcgaccccttcttcctcctcatgaACCCCTCGCCGGCCTACGTCGTGCACTTCCTCgaccccgtcgccggcggcggcggcggcggcggcggcggcccggagGTGGCCAACGAGGTGCAGCGCCGGATCGCGGAGACGCTGGGGTACACCTGCACGGCGCTCACGCGGAGGGACAAGTACCTCGTGCTCGCCGGCAACGATGGCGTCGTcgccaacaacaacaagagcaATTAATTTACTAATCAACTACTCTACTGTCTACTACTGTTGTGTACTCCACTACGTGGCTTGTAATTAGCATCCTTAATCCCGCAGTTAATTAAGGGGAAGTGTAAGACACACTGGTTGTACTCATCCAAATGCTCATATCAAGTTATAATGAACTGCGAAATTCGATTGCTGCTTCACCTTATATTCTCAGTTCTTTAGGCAGGTAGTAACATATTTGATTCTATGTATCAACGAGACATCAGCAACAATGTAATATATCTGATGACAAGTGTATGGAAATTGTAGCTTGCGCTACCTGTCCAAACAATTCATTCATGTAGGCTCAACATATTTTGCGCTTTACATTCCAACAATCTTTGCCACATACATGGccctttcttctcttctgattTGTAATTCTCCATATGAAAAATCACAGCAAGTTGAATCATGATTTTGAATGGCATCGCCTTAAAGCGAGTCAGGATGGTTGAGCATCTAGGACCCCTATTATTGGGGTGTTTTCCTGCATAACTATACCGAACAAACACCATCTGTTTTACTTCTTTCTGCTCACAAAGAAGAATCGCCATTATCGGACCTTCTTCAGTTACCACTGCTTCTTgcccttcttctttttcttactACTGCTATTACTACCCTTGGCATTGCTTCCACTTCCAGGGGAAGGGGGCTCGTTTTGCGCGCCAAACGATTCAAACATGCCAGACTGCACTGCATTCTGCAACCACTCGAAGAACTCCTCTTCATCGATTCCGCCATCCATGTTTACACCATTAGGGATCCCTCCACCCCTCTGCGCCGAGGTGCTCCCCTTGCCACTATTCTGCTTTAACAAGCTGGCATTGACATGGAAGCTCGGCTTGTGAGTGTTCGAGGGGCATCTCATTCCCTGAAGAACAGAACAGTTGCATATCAATTCATAaatctctattctctctctgcTCAATAGGCAGAGACAATTTGTCGGTGCATCACATTGTTGGATAACTCCATTGGGCACCTCAACCAGTCTATGTGTTTGTGTTACTGTGAATAGTGTAATGTTTTCCTATCCATAACACAAAGGCCTTACATGGAGAATAGagaaatccccccccccccccccccagtacTACTTTTTGCCAGATCTTCAAGTTGATATTAGTAATCGTTAGTcttaaaaaacaataataattgtTCTCCTTAATGTCCCTGCTCACAGTTTTAATGACCTAAAACAAAGCTTTCAGTGGATGAAATAATTTAGCATTTCGGCAATACTGCATATAGTAATCATGTTGCATAGCATCTGTATACGTTTTAAAGCGCAGAACTACATGATAGTGTATTGTATACCGTACAGACCAGAGATCATAGCTATGAGCATTCAACATGCAACCCTTGCTGTATATTGTCTTGCATGAACATTGTTAGAAGAATAAAATAGATAAGGCCCTTATGTACAAAACAAGCCACCATGTTGGAGCAATATTAAACAAGCAACTGAACGAATCAGAAATTTCATTGAAGAATATCTGAATTACCTGACAGGTGAACCACTCGGTGACATCGAAAATGATGCTTTCAGCACAAACATATGCATGAGGCAATTCAGGCTGCATAACAATAAACAACATTACATGACAGTCATAGCACATTTTTGATCGCTAGTTACCACACAAATAATTCTTCTTAGTTCAAAAAGAAGCTGAATTTTCAGTATTGGGCAAGGGCTCGAATAACCTGACATTACCTTGTGCAGCAACCCAAATAGAACTGGTTGAAAAGACTGCTCAACCCATCCATCCCCATCTTTAGCTTGGTGAAAATCATTGCAGTCCTATGGTGCAGAAAACACAGCAGTTTCATAACAGATTTGAAGCATGGTATCAAAAGTAAAAATAACCACATGCCAAAAGAAAATACCTGACACCATCTAGCTTGCGATTTAGCTCTTCCTGTATAAATCCACAGGTGGAAGTCACCACATTTCTTGCAGGCTATTCTTCTTGATAAACCATAAGGTCCTTCATCAACACCTTCAGAAGGGctaaacccttgtcgaaaaatACCACTTCCTCCTTTCTAGCAATTAGAGAGAAaacaaataagaaaagaatatcAAGCCAACCAGAAGAATAACCAGTTACAAGGAAGACGACAGATTAAAGCAACTGATAGGAAACCAGGAAGAATATGCCCAATCCAAAAGCAGTTTCTTTGCAGCACATACTACTAAAATACTATTGGTACAAGTAAAACCATGTGTGCATACTGACACTTCCTTCAGACCATCTTTAGTGAATTGACcacagaacaaaaaaaacatttgatggtGATAAGCCAAAATTTTGCTTTTGGCAGATGTAGTGCTTGACAAGATTGCAAGTATAACACCATTTCAACTGCCAAAACTACAATTGCCAAATGCCGCATATGAATCTACCATTGAGCTATAACAAGAATCCTGCTCCAATAACACAAACTGTTAATCTATAACATGAATCAGACAAAGACCAATTCAGTTTCACCCAGGACCTCAGGCAGGCTCATCCTCTTGTTTGATACTTaaagatatgtatatatatatataattactttAGTTATGCAATGCAAGCTATTCCACATGCGCTTCAAAATCATTTGGACAACAAAAATTGAGGATTCAGTCCAGCTAAACTAGACAGTTTTCATCCGATAAGAGCCAACCAAAGTTCATGGGCTATCAGCAGTTGCAAATAGTTCTCAGCATGCTGCTTGGAACTACTTTAAAGAAAGAagatttaggaaaaaaaatatagcaaagcACAAATGAACACTCAGAAAAAGGAATATCTAATAAGACCTTTTGAGAAGCACTCTGAAACCGTCTGAAGTAGTTCAAAAGCTCCTCCCTCCTTAGCTCATCATCATATGTCTTCCGTTTCAAAGAATCAAGAAGAACCTGTGTATTTTGAATTGGGGCCTCATTAATATATAGGATATTTATCAGATATGCGGTTAACTCAACAAGAAATACATGCAAACCTCGTatgcattttgaagttttttaaatGCATCAGCAGCTTTATCATTGCCCATGTTCTTATCAGGGTGGACTAACATAGCCTGCGaaattattaaatttaattaacaaATAACTTTACATACTACAACTTTGCAGAACATGAACAGTCTGGTGCACAATGATGGTTAATGTTTATAGTATCACCTTTTTCTTGTATTCTCTCTTGAGTAATGATACATCTATATTTTCATAACGATGGAAGCCTAATGCTGAATAGTGATCAGTGCAGTTCAGTAAAC from Oryza glaberrima chromosome 3, OglaRS2, whole genome shotgun sequence carries:
- the LOC127766799 gene encoding probable glycerol-3-phosphate acyltransferase 3; the encoded protein is MSWKAFTKSLLFHSNKIVRRLKSFVLHAHPPPPPHVVRRPPSSDELPAAADVTVCKVEGGLLMSPSTFPYFMLVALEAGGLFRGLLLLLLYPVLLLLGHDRATKLMVMVSFAGVRKEKDGSPSFRVGRAVMPKLFLEDVSAEVFDAAARRRRRLVCVSSMPREMVEPFLKEYLAVDAVVAPELRAFRGYYLGLAESDGEVMQRLDMEEVIGMKERGGAGDGDGDGQVTVVGIAGLGNSFHQLFQNYCKEVYVASEWARRRWRPLHPRRYAKPLIFHDGRVAFRPTTSATLAMFVWLPLAVPLALLRVALIVVVLPFSLAAPIAAALGIHCRCIAASTLRAAAALDLFVCNHRSLLDPLYVSAVAGRADLAAATYSISRLSEILAPIRTFRLTRDRAADRAAMQAHLSRSRRGGGGGGGGLVVCPEGTTCREPFLLRFSPLFTELGADVQPVALHSEVAMFHGTTAGGWKMLDPFFLLMNPSPAYVVHFLDPVAGGGGGGGGGPEVANEVQRRIAETLGYTCTALTRRDKYLVLAGNDGVVANNNKSN